In Nicotiana tabacum cultivar K326 chromosome 19, ASM71507v2, whole genome shotgun sequence, one DNA window encodes the following:
- the LOC107779270 gene encoding 11S globulin seed storage protein Jug r 4-like has protein sequence MASSWLSFSLSFLLVLHGTFAQQRYQQQQGECQLNRLSPQEPTTRIQAEAGVTELWDQNNQQFQCAGVSLIRHVIQSRGMLLPSYVNTPLLAYVERGRGFYGIMQSGCPETFQSSQQMQQGERGAGSRFQDRHQRIGQFRQGDIIAFPAGAAHWAYNEGNEELVLVCLEDSSNNANQLGQFSRRFFIAGNPQQGQQQQGQYGGKSLRRERFESGNVFNGFDVEVLAEAFGVDREIARRLQGQDDQRGHIVNIQQGLRVVRPPFSQEQEEREERQEQGQYGPRMNGIEETICSAKVRQNIDNPSRADIYNPHAGRFTTVNSLTLPILSFLRLSAARGVLYRDSIMAPHWVTNAHKVIYITKGESRIQIVDHRGQAVLDDRVRQGQVVVVPQNYAVVKHAETEGCEWVEFNTNDNAMINTLSGRTSAIRGLPVDVIANSYQISRDEARRLKFNREETLIFRSSGRARSSERVAAA, from the exons ATGGCTTCTAGCTGGCTCTCTTTCTCCTTGAGTTTTCTTCTGGTATTGCACGGTACCTTTGCTCAGCAAAGATACCAACAGCAGCAAGGCGAGTGCCAACTCAATAGACTTAGCCCTCAGGAACCCACCACCCGCATTCAAGCTGAAGCTGGAGTCACCGAGTTATGGGACCAAAATAACCAGCAGTTCCAATGTGCTGGCGTCTCCCTAATTCGCCACGTCATCCAGTCCAGGGGAATGCTGTTGCCTTCCTACGTTAACACTCCCCTACTTGCCTATGTTGAGCGAG GTCGGGGATTTTATGGCATTATGCAATCTGGATGCCCCGAAACTTTCCAGTCGTCCCAGCAAATGCAGCAAGGTGAAAGGGGTGCAGGTTCAAGATTCCAAGATCGCCATCAGAGGATTGGACAGTTCAGACAGGGTGACATTATTGCCttccctgctggagctgctcactGGGCCTATAACGAAGGAAATGAGGAGCTTGTTCTTGTTTGTTTAGAAGACAGCAGTAACAATGCCAACCAACTTGGTCAATTTTCAAGG AGATTCTTCATAGCAGGAAACCCACAACAAGGACAGCAACAACAGGGGCAATACGGTGGCAAAAGTTTGCGCAGGGAACGATTCGAATCTGGAAATGTCTTCAATGGCTTTGACGTAGAGGTTTTGGCCGAGGCATTTGGCGTAGACAGGGAGATAGCAAGGAGACTTCAAGGACAGGACGACCAGAGAGGCCACATTGTTAACATTCAGCAAGGACTTAGAGTTGTGAGGCCACCATTTTCTCAGGAACAAGAGGAGAGGGAGGAGCGACAAGAGCAAGGACAATATGGTCCTCGCATGAACGGAATTGAGGAAACCATTTGCTCCGCCAAAGTCAGGCAGAACATTGACAACCCCTCACGTGCTGATATCTACAACCCACATGCTGGAAGATTCACCACTGTCAACAGCCTCACTCTTCCCATCCTTAGCTTCCTCCGTCTTAGCGCTGCCAGGGGAGTTCTATACAGA GATTCAATCATGGCACCACACTGGGTCACCAATGCACACAAGGTGATCTACATAACAAAGGGAGAATCAAGGATCCAGATAGTGGATCACAGAGGACAAGCAGTGCTAGATGACAGAGTCCGACAGGGGCAGGTTGTTGTGGTGCCACAGAACTACGCTGTGGTGAAACACGCTGAGACCGAAGGTTGTGAGTGGGTAGAATTCAACACCAATGACAATGCCATGATCAACACTCTGAGCGGCCGCACTTCCGCTATCCGAGGATTGCCTGTGGATGTGATTGCCAATTCATACCAGATTTCAAGGGATGAGGCGAGGAGGCTGAAGTTCAACAGGGAGGAAACTCTCATTTTCCGTTCTTCAGGAAGAGCTCGCTCATCAGAGAGAGTTGCTGCTGCTTAA
- the LOC107779352 gene encoding 11S globulin seed storage protein 2-like — protein MAVTTKLLLAILLTAFLLSATNAVRDFQGQQGRQEGQRGTRLTEAQQCRLTRLTASQPTNRIESEGGVTELWDENEEQFQCAGVAPMRSVIRRNSLSLPNFHPMPRLVYIERGQGLIGITYPGCAETFQSQSQPFQAGREPREERGQGRRSDQHQKVHRIRQGDVVALPAGAAHWCYNDGEEELVAVSVNDLNHRSNQLDQNLRAFYLAGGVPESGRQQTQAGQRLQSRQRFQNIFRAFDTELMAEAFNIPAEIVRRMQEEQQSERGLIVNVREGMRMIRPDEEEGEFEEEQGRPRRGQQWWEEATGNGLEENICTMKIRTNLEHRTQADIFSRQAGKINHVNRQKLPILKYMDMSASRGTLYPNALLTPHWSVNSHCVVYVQRGEAQVQVVDHSGQQVMNDRVNQGEMFVVPQYFASTVRAGQNGLEFVVWRTSSEPMNSQLAGYTSVIRAMPVEVLTNAYQISPNEAQRLKMNRGGESFLLSPQRRSI, from the exons ATGGCGGTCACCACTAAACTCCTTTTAGCTATACTCCTCACTGCTTTTCTCTTGTCCGCAACAAATGCAGTTAGAGACTTTCAGGGCCAGCAAGGCCGTCAGGAGGGTCAGAGAGGCACTCGTCTGACTGAAGCCCAACAATGCCGTTTAACAAGGCTCACTGCTAGCCAGCCCACTAACCGAATTGAGTCAGAGGGCGGCGTCACTGAGCTGTGGGACGAGAACGAGGAGCAATTCCAGTGTGCTGGAGTTGCTCCCATGAGGAGTGTCATCCGCCGCAATTCTCTTTCCCTGCCTAATTTCCATCCCATGCCTCGCTTGGTTTACATTGAGCGGGGCCAGGGACTGATTGGCATTACTTACCCTGGCTGTGCTGAGACTTTCCAATCTCAGTCTCAGCCCTTCCAGGCTGGCCGAGAGCCAAGGGAAGAGAGGGGCCAAGGCCGCAGAAGTGACCAACACCAGAAGGTCCACCGCATTCGCCAAGGAGATGTCGTGGCACTTCCAGCTGGTGCTGCTCATTGGTGTTATAATGATGGTGAGGAGGAGCTCGTTGCCGTCTCTGTCAATGACCTCAACCACCGGTCCAACCAGCTTGATCAGAACTTGAGG GCATTCTACTTGGCTGGTGGAGTACCAGAAAGTGGAAGGCAACAAACTCAAGCAGGTCAAAGACTACAGAGCAGGCAGAGGTTCCAGAACATTTTCCGTGCTTTCGACACAGAATTGATGGCTGAGGCCTTCAACATCCCAGCCGAGATTGTAAGGAGAATGCAAGAAGAGCAGCAGAGCGAACGTGGACTAATTGTGAATGTGAGGGAAGGAATGAGAATGATTAGGCCcgacgaagaagaaggagaatttgaagaagagcaaGGGCGACCACGACGAGGACAGCAATGGTGGGAGGAAGCAACCGGAAATGGCTTGGAAGAAAACATTTGCACAATGAAAATCCGCACCAACCTTGAACACCGAACACAAGCTGACATCTTCTCAAGGCAAGCCGGCAAAATTAACCATGTCAATCGCCAAAAACTTCCCATCCTTAAATACATGGACATGAGTGCTTCTAGAGGCACCCTCTATCCG AATGCATTGTTGACCCCACATTGGTCCGTGAACAGCCACTGCGTGGTATACGTGCAAAGAGGAGAGGCACAAGTGCAAGTAGTAGACCACAGCGGACAACAAGTGATGAACGACAGAGTAAACCAGGGAGAAATGTTTGTGGTTCCTCAGTACTTCGCCTCAACAGTGAGAGCAGGACAGAATGGATTGGAATTTGTGGTGTGGAGGACAAGCAGTGAGCCAATGAACAGCCAACTTGCAGGTTACACATCAGTGATTAGAGCAATGCCTGTTGAAGTCCTCACAAACGCCTACCAAATTTCTCCAAACGAGGCTCAGCGCTTGAAGATGAACAGGGGTGGAGAAAGCTTCCTTCTATCTCCTCAGCGAAGGTCCATCTAA